A part of Dermacentor variabilis isolate Ectoservices chromosome 10, ASM5094787v1, whole genome shotgun sequence genomic DNA contains:
- the LOC142559845 gene encoding uncharacterized protein LOC142559845 — MSAQEAAWVLLQFHMSETSTDVIFVNTVWPEERIRSKKTKDEMDREHLEATSTDIWRKSAIDKYEKRPPELEDLTLAEFISEYSSKGKLTKRTKRAILRCRDYDIIDVVNYKREHVMLYVPFRRENEFLDRNKFETIFDENKERLMEVKEKFNSGVTSAELLEYVKNINESMGIEDDERAVAAAEGEERGATRAKVVVENDDTDIVPENAVASALVASNCPAVKKREDCMPLEDFYARMRMTNHRQRMIIEEVIHRLTTEDSEPLRIFFTGPAGCGKTFTLHLIMDVYNKYCKSKKIAYGDAEISGVNAYVACATTGKAAVALNGVTVHSALKMVMSNTREDKGLSAADLNTFRTLFKGVRCVIIDEVSMLSSDLLRQVDRRLRQIRADRMREPFGAFDVILCGDMRQLPPVRASEVYKRPKSNGAVFSTEVMAWHTLEYFPVTQVVRQSDVVFSNLLTKIGGGAVLEDFEVELLESRFVDAEEAGSRTEAVRLYYSNADVDAYNDKIAKRSQDKVDHPARDFITGYRSQDEKDAAARALETSGRVETGNLPATIALCAEKPYMLLKNIDITDGLVNGMVGKLKLIEYDAQGEPCRVWLRCPPGVGILAKAKLAQRGYRRNMNA; from the coding sequence ATGTCCGCACAAGAAGCGGCCTGGGTGTTGCTGCAGTTCCACATGAGCGAAACCAGCACGGACGTCATCTTCGTGAACACGGTGTGGCCCGAAGAGCGGATTCGCAGCAAGAAGACGAAGGACGAAATGGACAGGGAACACCTCGAAGCGACCAGCACCGACATTTGGCGGAAGAGCGCTATCGACAAGTACGAAAAACGCCCTCCCGAGCTGGAAGACCTCACGCTGGCCGAATTCATTTCCGAATACAGCTCGAAAGGCAAGCTGACTAAGCGCACGAAGAGGGCGATCCTCCGATGCCGCGACTACGACATCATCGACGTCGTCAACTACAAGAGGGAGCACGTGATGCTGTACGTGCCCTTTAGGAGGGAAAACGAGTTTCTAGATCGCAACAAGTTCGAGACCATCTTCGACGAAAACAAGGAGAGACTCATGGAGGTCAAGGAGAAGTTCAATAGCGGCGTAACCAGTGCCGAGCTCTTGGAATACGTCAAAAACATCAACGAGAGCATGGGAATAGAGGACGACGAGCGCGCGGTGGCCGCAGCGGAAGGAGAGGAGAGAGGCGCGACTCGGGCCAAAGTCGTGGTCGAGAACGACGACACCGATATCGTGCCCGAGAATGCGGTCGCGAGCGCCTTGGTCGCCTCGAACTGCCCCGCCGTGAAGAAGCGGGAAGACTGCATGCCGCTGGAAGACTTCTATGCGAGGATGAGGATGACTAACCACCGGCAGCGCATGATAATCGAGGAAGTGATTCATCGCCTCACGACCGAAGACTCCGAGCCCCTCCGAATCTTCTTCACCGGTCCGGCCGGCTGCGGCAAGACGTTCACCCTCCACCTCATCATGGACGTCTACAACAAATACTGCAAAAGCAAGAAGATCGCTTACGGAGACGCCGAGATCTCGGGGGTTAACGCCTACGTCGCCTGCGCCACGACGGGCAAGGCCGCGGTCGCCTTAAACGGAGTGACCGTCCACTCGGCCTTAAAGATGGTCATGTCCAACACCCGCGAGGACAAGGGTCTCTCCGCGGCCGACCTAAACACGTTCAGAACCCTCTTCAAGGGAGTGAGATGCGTAATCATCGACGAGGTCAGCATGCTCTCCTCCGATTTGCTCCGGCAGGTCGACCGAAGGCTCCGCCAAATCAGGGCCGACAGGATGAGAGAGCCCTTCGGGGCCTTCGACGTCATTCTGTGCGGAGACATGAGGCAACTGCCACCCGTTAGAGCGTCCGAGGTTTACAAGCGACCCAAGTCCAACGGAGCCGTGTTCAGCACCGAGGTCATGGCGTGGCATACCCTCGAATACTTCCCCGTGACTCAAGTGGTCCGCCAGAGCGACGTGGTCTTCTCCAACCTTCTAACCAAGATCGGAGGCGGCGCCGTGCTGGAGGACTTTGAAGTGGAGCTCCTCGAGTCCAGATTCGTCGACGCGGAAGAGGCGGGAAGTCGCACCGAAGCCGTGCGGCTCTACTACAGCAATGCGGACGTCGATGCCTACAACGACAAGATCGCAAAGCGCTCCCAAGACAAGGTAGACCACCCGGCCAGAGATTTCATAACCGGGTATAGGTCCCAGGACGAAAAGGACGCGGCGGCCAGAGCGCTGGAAACGTCCGGCCGAGTCGAGACTGGGAATTTACCCGCGACCATTGCCCTGTGCGCAGAGAAACCGTACATGCTTCTAAAGAACATAGACATAACCGATGGCCTGGTAAACGGAATGGTCGGGAAACTGAAGCTCATCGAGTACGATGCACAGGGAGAGCCCTGCCGTGTCTGGCTGCGCTGCCCCCCTGGAGTTGGAATCTTGGCCAAGGCAAAGCTGGCCCAGCGCGGCTACAGACGAAACATGAATGCCTAG